From Musa acuminata AAA Group cultivar baxijiao chromosome BXJ3-8, Cavendish_Baxijiao_AAA, whole genome shotgun sequence, one genomic window encodes:
- the LOC135581772 gene encoding protein TIFY 4B-like isoform X3 — MIDSSPAAIPLMSTPASVVAGTPADHGGLPPTSAGEIVPRSPLEKPLAELTERDIAQLTREDARRFLKSKGMRRPSWNKSQAIQQVISLKALLEGTPGCDDCPAGVGIFQKSSPPPAPVFPLQQDSSPPSPKDGGGSQLPAKESSPYRRRDPIPPSYSAGAEPHPLPEIRCLFPRATAELPAGQMTIVYDGVVNVYDGLPMDQARAVLELAASAVCFDDLTRPVSPAFRPTSVVPEQGPVSVPTAPSLAKTFPVAASGRVAHHAAGGLEEPRGTRPAEPGKRAGNLWRILQQAEKHHCRGIW; from the exons atgATCGACTCTTCTCCCGCTGCTATTCCTTTGATGTCTACTCCTGCATCCGTGGTGGCCGGAACCCCGGCCGATCACGGCGGCTTGCCTCCTACGAGCGCCGGGGAGATTGTGCCTCGGTCGCCGCTCGAGAAGCCCCTCGCCGAACTCACCGAGAGGGACATCGCGCAGCTCACCCGCGAGGACGCCCGCCGCTTCCTCAAATCcaaag GGATGCGGCGGCCGTCATGGAACAAGTCGCAGGCGATCCAGCAGGTCATCTCCCTTAAGGCCCTCCTCGAGGGGACGCCGGGATGCGACGACTGCCCCGCTGGCGTCGGAATCTTTCAGAAGTCTTCCCCTCCTCCGGCGCCGGTGTTCCCCTTGCAG CAGGACTCTTCTCCGCCCTCACCGAAGGACGGCGGCGGATCGCAGCTGCCGGCAAAGGAGTCGTCACCGTACCGGAGGAGGGATCCGATCCCTCCGTCCTACTCCGCCGGAGCGGAACCCCATCCCCTGCCGGAGATCCGCTGCCTCTTCCCCAG GGCGACGGCCGAACTCCCGGCCGGGCAGATGACGATCGTCTACGACGGCGTGGTCAACGTCTACGACGGCTTGCCGATGGATCAG GCGAGGGCGGTCCTGGAGCTCGCGGCCAGCGCGGTCTGCTTCGACGACCTAACCCGTCCGGTTTCTCCGGCCTTCCGCCCCACCTCAGTTGTCCCCGAGCAGGGCCCGGTATCGGTCCCCACAGCGCCCTCGTTGGCCAAAACTTTCCCAGTAGCAGCGTCGG GCAGGGTGGCCCACCACGCGGCGGGCGGCTTGGAGGAACCGAGAGGCACGCGGCCAGCGGAGCCTGGTAAGAGAGCGGGGAATTTGTGGCGG